Proteins from one Impatiens glandulifera chromosome 2, dImpGla2.1, whole genome shotgun sequence genomic window:
- the LOC124928051 gene encoding probable phospholipid-transporting ATPase 4 gives MARGRIRARLRLSSLYTFGCVRPRAEEGDEPHQFTGPGFSRIVQCNQPKLHEKKPLRYCSNYISTTKYNFITFLPKALFEQFRRVANMYFLFTTLLSLTPLSPFTAASMVVPLVFVVGLSMAKEALEDWRRFIQDMKVNMRKASVHKGDGLFGQKPWMKLRVGDVVKVEKDRFFPADLLLLSSSYVDGICYVETMNLDGETNLKVKRAMEVTLPLDDDKMFKDFVGRIRCEDPNPNLYTFVGNLEYDRQVYPLDPNQILLRDSKLRNTTYVYGVVIFTGHDSKVMQNSTRSPSKRSTIEKQMDKIIYILFSLLLLLSFASSIAFADRTEKKMPDWWYMQPFNKSEFYNPKKPALSGLFHLVTALILYGYLIPISLYVSIEVVKVLQAIFINQDIHMFDEDTGTPAQARTSNLNEELGQVDTILSDKTGTLTCNQMDFLKCSIAGNVYGTRASEVELAAAEKMAVDLEGQDPNMNGVDADTSEIELEAINTEQPRKHAIKSFNFEDSRLMKGNWTSEPNSDIILLFFRILSICHTAIPEQNEETGELTYEAESPDEGAFLVAAKEFGFEFCRRTQSSIYVRERYPSYNEPIEREFKILNLLDFTSKRKRMSVIVRDEEGQIFLLCKGADSIIFDRLAKNGRIFEEATTKHLNDYGEAGLRTLALAYKKLEEDEYSSWNCEFVKAKTTIGGDRDALLERLSDIMEKDLTLVGATAVEDKLQKGVPQCIDKLAQAGLKIWVLTGDKMETAINIGFACSLLRQGMKRICISSTNMNTDILAQDPKKAAKENVLLQITNATQMVKLEKDPNAAFALIVDGKTLAYALEDDVKHQFLNLAVGCASVICCRVSPIQKALVTRLVKEGTGKTTLAIGDGANDVGMIQEADIGVGISGVEGMQAVMASDFSIAQFRFLERLLVVHGHWCYKRIAQMICYFFYKNIAFGLTLFYFESFAGFSGQSVYDDWYMLLFNVVLTSLPVISLGVFEQDVSSEICLQFPALYQQGPRNLFFDWHRIFGWMGNGLYSSIIIFFLNILIFYDQPFRESGQTPDRSAVGTTMFTCIIWAVNLQIALTMSHFTWIQHFIVWGSVAGWYLFLLLYGLLPAVHSGDAFRLLIEKLAPAPIYWSTTLLVAVLCNLPYLVHISFQRCFHPMDHHIIQEIKYYKKDVEDRIMWSRERSRARQKTMIGFTARVDAKIRHLKGRFSRKYLSSLGSNIPMSPSGG, from the exons atggCACGGGGGAGAATAAGGGCAAGGCTCCGTCTGAGCAGTCTCTACACATTTGGATGTGTTCGACCCCGTGCTGAGGAAGGTGACGAGCCTCATCAATTCACTGGCCCGGGATTCTCTAGAATTGTGCAATGTAACCAACCAAAACTCCATGAAAAAAAGCCTCTTAGGTATTGTTCAAACTACATCTCAACAACAAAGTACAACTTCATCACTTTCCTACCCAAGGCCCTGTTTGAACAATTCAGGCGTGTAGCCAACATGTACTTTCTCTTCACTACCCTTCTGTCCCTCACGCCACTTTCTCCTTTCACCGCTGCTAGTATGGTCGTCCCTTTGGTCTTTGTCGTCGGACTTAGTATGGCAAAAGAGGCATTAGAAGATTGGCGAAGGTTTATTCAGGATATGAAGGTCAATATGCGGAAAGCTAGTGTTCACAAGGGTGATGGCTTGTTTGGTCAAAAGCCGTGGATGAAACTTCGGGTTGGGGATGTCGTGAAAGTCGAAAAAGATCGCTTCTTTCCTGCAGACCTACTCCTGTTGTCGTCTAGCTACGTGGATGGAATCTGTTATGTCGAGACGATGAACTTAGATGGAGAAACTAATCTTAAAGTAAAGCGAGCTATGGAGGTGACGTTACCTTTGGACGATGATAAAATGTTTAAGGATTTCGTTGGGAGAATTAGATGCGAGGATCCAAACCCCAATCTCTACACTTTTGTGGGAAATCTCGAGTATGATCGTCAGGTGTATCCTCTTGATCCAAACCAGATTTTGCTTAGAGATTCGAAGCTTAGGAATACGACTTACGTTTACGGAGTTGTAATATTCACTGGCCATGACAGTAAAGTCATGCAAAACTCGACTAGATCACCGTCTAAACGGAGTACAATCGAAAAGCAAATGGACAAGATCATTTATATTCTATTCAGCCTTCTTCTCTTATTATCCTTCGCGAGCTCAATAGCTTTTGCAGATAGGACAGAAAAGAAGATGCCAGATTGGTGGTACATGCAACCATTTAACAAATCCGAATTTTATAATCCTAAGAAACCTGCTTTGTCTGGTTTATTCCATCTCGTTACTGCTCTTATCCTCTATGGGTATCTGATTCCAATATCTCTTTATGTTTCAATCGAAGTAGTGAAGGTTCTTCAAGCAATCTTCATTAACCAGGACATTCATATGTTTGATGAAGATACAGGAACTCCTGCTCAAGCTCGTACGTCTAATTTGAACGAAGAGTTAGGTCAGGTTGACACCATCCTTTCTGATAAAACAGGCACTTTAACGTGCAACCAAATGGACTTCCTCAAGTGTTCAATTGCTGGAAATGTGTATGGAACACGAGCGAGTGAAGTGGAACTTGCTGCTGCAGAAAAGATGGCTGTAGACCTCGAAGGACAGGATCCTAATATGAATGGGGTTGATGCAGACACTTCGGAGATTGAACTAGAAGCGATTAACACTGAACAACCTCGTAAGCATGCGATAAAAAGTTTTAACTTTGAGGACAGCCGCCTAATGAAGGGAAATTGGACGAGTGAACCGAATTCGGACatcattttattgtttttcagGATACTATCTATTTGTCATACTGCAATTCCTGAACAAAATGAAGAGACTGGAGAATTGACTTATGAAGCTGAATCTCCCGATGAAGGAGCTTTTCTTGTGGCAGCAAAGGAGTTCGGGTTTGAATTCTGTCGAAGAACACAATCCAGCATTTATGTACGTGAAAGATATCCATCTTACAACGAGCCAATTGAGag GgagttcaaaattctcaatctATTGGATTTCACTAGCAAGAGGAAGAGAATGTCTGTTATAGTTCGGGACGAGGAAGGTCAGATCTTTCTTTTGTGTAAAGGGGCTGACAG CATCATCTTTGATCGTTTGGCAAAAAATGGGAGAATATTCGAAGAAGCTACCACTAAGCACCTAAATGATTATGGAGAGGCTGGGTTGCGTACATTGGCACTTGCATACAAGAAGCTTGAAGAAGACGAATATTCTTCTTGGAACTGTGAATTTGTTAAGGCGAAGACCACTATTGGAGGTGATAGGGATGCATTACTTGAAAGGTTGTCCGATATAATGGAGAAGGACTTAACACTAGTTGGTGCAACTGCTGTGGAAGACAAACTGCAGAAAGGG GTGCCACAATGCATAGATAAACTGGCCCAAGCTGGACTTAAAATCTGGGTCTTGACTGGAGATAAGATGGAGACTGCAATCAATATTGG ATTTGCGTGTAGTTTGCTTAGACAGGGCATGAAACGGATTTGTATATCATCAACGAACATGAACACAGATATATTAGCACAAGATCCCAAAAAG GCTGCAAAGGAGAATGTTTTGCTGCAAATCACTAATGCAACTCAAATGGTCAAGCTTGAGAAGGACCCCAATGCAGCATTTGCATTGATAGTTGATGGAAAAACATTAGCATATGCTTTGGAGGATGATGTGAAACATCAATTCTTAAACTTAGCAGTCGGTTGTGCATCGGTTATATGTTGTCGTGTCTCTCCTATACAAAAGGCCTTG GTGACAAGATTAGTGAAAGAAGGAACAGGAAAGACCACCTTAGCAATCGGTGACGGTGCAAATGATGTTGGAATGATTCAAGAAGCAGATATCGGTGTTGGCATAAGTGGGGTTGAAGGCATGCAG GCTGTGATGGCTAGCGATTTCTCCATTGCTCAGTTTCGATTCCTGGAAAGACTTCTGGTTGTACACGGACATTGGTGCTACAAAAGAATTGCTCAAATG ATATGCTATTTCTTTTACAAGAACATAGCTTTTGGTCTTACGCTCTTCTACTTTGAGTCATTTGCTGGCTTCTCTGGGCAATCAGTTTACGATGACTGGTATATGCTTCTGTTCAATGTTGTCCTCACCTCCTTACCTGTCATTTCACTTGGAGTATTTGAGCAGGACGTTTCTTCAGAAATTTGTTTACAG TTCCCGGCACTTTATCAGCAAGGGCCAAGAAACTTGTTCTTTGACTGGCACAGGATATTTGGATGGATGGGAAATGGTCTATACTcttctataattattttcttcctCAACATTCTTATTTTCTACGATCAACCTTTTCGTGAAAGTGGACAGACTCCCGACAGATCAGCAGTCGGGACGACAATGTTTACTTGCATAATTTGGGCAGTGAACCTCCAGATAGCTCTCACAATGAGTCACTTCACATGGATCCAACATTTCATCGTTTGGGGAAGTGTTGCCGGTtggtatttatttttactacTTTACGGATTGCTTCCTGCTGTACACTCTGGAGACGCGTTCAGGCTTTTAATTGAAAAACTAGCCCCAGCTCCTATATATTGGTCAACGACCCTCCTTGTGGCGGTTCTATGCAACCTGCCTTACCTTGTCCATATATCATTCCAAAGATGTTTTCATCCAATGGATCATCATATCATTCAAGAGATCAAGTATTATAAGAAAGATGTGGAGGATCGGATCATGTGGAGTAGGGAAAGGTCCAGGGCGAGACAAAAGACTATGATTGGATTCACGGCTAGAGTGGATGCTAAGATAAGACATTTGAAAGGGAGGTTTTCTAGGAAGTATTTGTCGTCGTTAGGTTCGAACATCCCAATGTCACCTTCAGGTGGTTAG
- the LOC124926682 gene encoding reticulon-like protein B11 yields the protein MNESHRSSVHQALGGGQVADVLLWRRRVGSVFILVASTSLWLLFERAGYNILSFVSNVLLLLVVILFLWAKCASLLNRPLPPLPNLEISQEYVLVLADTIQPIVNCVLSVAREIAVDGNLKLFLKVAFGLWVISFIGSFFNFITLVYLGILVSLSLPALYEKYQDPVDDKLTVAHKMIETQCRSFDDKILRRIKMPFQKEKKI from the exons ATGAATGAATCTCATCGAAGTTCTGTACATCAAGCACTTGGTGGTGGCCAAG TTGCCGACGTGTTGCTTTGGAGGAGACGAGTTGGAAGTGTGTTTATACTAGTTGCTTCGACTTCCTTATGGTTACTCTTTGAGCGAGCTGGTTACAACATCCTATCGTTTGTTTCAAATGTTCTATTACTTCTTGTTGTCATCCTCTTCCTTTGGGCTAAATGTGCTTCTCTTCTAAATAG ACCTCTGCCTCCATTGCCAAATCTGGAAATCTCCCAGGAATATGTATTGGTTCTTGCTGATACAATCCAACCAATAGTGAATTGTGTTTTATCTGTTGCTAGAGAAATTGCAGTTGATGGGAATCTGAAACTTTTTCTAAAG GTTGCTTTTGGGCTTTGGGTTATATCCTTTATTGGTagtttcttcaacttcatcacTTTAGTCTATCTGG GCATTCTTGTCAGCCTGTCGTTACCAGCATTGTATGAAAAATATCAGGATCCAGTCGATGATAAATTGACTGTAGCTCACAAAATGATTGAGACGCAATGCAGGAGTTTTGATGACAAGATTCTTAGAAGGATTAAAATGCCATTTCAAAAGGAAAAGAAGATCTAA